In Ailuropoda melanoleuca isolate Jingjing chromosome X, ASM200744v2, whole genome shotgun sequence, a single genomic region encodes these proteins:
- the LOC100467666 gene encoding putative MAGE domain-containing protein MAGEA13P yields MSCSKKSHSHTLEAGLNDQREAQGPGDAQVPATEKETASSSLSPSIQGTPEVVPAAGKPNVHQSPQEALSSSTTIKATPWSKPQEGSSGPKQGPSASQAPPDAESLLSDVLNQKMVELVQFLSTKYVTKEPITKAEMLKSVIKEHKGHFPVIFGKACECMEIVFGIEVKEADPINHSYVLVKTLDLTYDGMLSDDHGMPKTGLLILILGVIFVEGNRAPEKKIWEVLSKIGVCAGKKDFIYGEPRKLITKDFVQEKYLEYRQVPSSDPPCYEFLWGPRAHAETSKMKVLQFFAKVSGTDPSSFSSWYEEALRDERERAQAKVAATDATRATASESSSVPSSSVSCPE; encoded by the coding sequence ATGTCTTGCAGTAAGAAGAGTCACTCCCACACTCTTGAAGCAGGCCTTAACGACCAAAGAGAAGCTCAGGGCCCGGGGGATGCACAGGTTCCTGCCACTGAGAAGGAAActgcctcctcttctctctctccttcgaTCCAGGGCACCCCAGAGGTGGTGCCTGCTGCTGGAAAACCAAATGTTCACCAGAGTCCTCAGGAagccctctcttcctccaccaccATCAAAGCCACTCCATGGAGCAAGCCGCAGGAGGGCTCCAGCGGCCCCAAACAGGGTCCGAGCGCCTCCCAGGCTCCACCAGATGCTGAGTCCTTGCTCAGTGATGTGCTAAACCAGAAGATGGTCGAATTGGTGCAGTTCCTGAGCACCAAGTACGTCACGAAGGAGCCTATCACAAAGGCAGAAATGCTGAAGAGTGTCATCAAAGAGCACAAGGGCCACTTCCCTGTGATCTTCGGGAAAGCCTGTGAGTGCATGGAGATTGTCTTTGGCATTGAAGTGAAGGAAGCAGACCCCATCAACCACTCCTACGTGCTTGTCAAAACCCTAGATCTCACCTACGATGGGATGCTGAGTGATGACCACGGCATGCCCAAGACCGGCCTACTGATCCTTATCCTGGGGGTGATCTTTGTGGAGGGCAACCGTGCCCCTGAGAAGAAGATCTGGGAGGTGCTGAGTAAGATCGGAGTGTGTGCCGGGAAGAAGGATTTCATCTATGGGGAGCCCAGGAAGCTCATCACCAAAGATTTTGTGCAGGAAAAGTACCTGGAGTACCGGCAGGTGCCCAGCAGCGATCCTCCATGCTACGAGTTCCTGTGGGGTCCCAGGGCCCACGCTGAAACCAGCAAGATGAAAGTCCTGCAGTTTTTTGCCAAGGTCAGTGGCACTGACCCCTCTTCCTTCTCGTCCTGGTATGAGGAAGCTTTGAGAGATGAAAGAGAGCGAGCCCAGGCCAAAGTTGCTGCCACCGATGCTACTAGGGCCACGGCCAGTGAAAGTTCCAGTGTCCCATCAAGCAGCGTCTCCTGCCCTGAGTAA